One genomic region from Pyrinomonadaceae bacterium encodes:
- a CDS encoding TraR/DksA family transcriptional regulator, whose translation MDNGKLQHYKKLLLAQLRLHAQHVSEGQANAIELADDGAKESADMALRDLMSEMVLNLGERESQMIADIDQALLRMEEGSYGRCTKCNQQIDERRLEALPTARYDAACQEAIEAKSDETRPTL comes from the coding sequence ATGGATAACGGCAAGCTCCAACACTACAAAAAATTGTTATTGGCTCAACTGCGTCTGCATGCCCAGCATGTGAGTGAGGGACAGGCAAACGCTATCGAACTTGCCGACGACGGGGCAAAGGAAAGCGCCGACATGGCTCTACGCGACCTGATGAGCGAGATGGTGCTGAATCTGGGAGAGCGTGAATCGCAGATGATTGCTGACATCGACCAGGCTCTGCTGCGAATGGAAGAGGGTTCTTACGGGCGCTGTACGAAGTGTAATCAGCAAATCGACGAGCGCCGGCTGGAAGCTTTGCCCACGGCGCGTTACGACGCGGCCTGTCAGGAAGCAATCGAGGCTAAGAGTGACGAAACGCGACCGACTCTTTGA
- a CDS encoding ATP-binding protein — translation MEVIPGEGARRCRCQSPDNRDRLLQSARIPPRYQHCTIQGYEAANDELSKWAAKMEAQIIIDDYLSLAGRGLLLTGPVGVGKTHLAVAILRELISRYQARGLFYQFGALLRQIQDSYNPVSQNSELIVLAPVFNAEVLVLDELGASKPTDWVRDTMMQIINNRYNEKRLTIFTTNFSDARKNEKEGEILEDRIGVPLRSRLYEMCKTVVIEGEDYRKRLGGQP, via the coding sequence ATGGAAGTAATCCCAGGCGAAGGCGCGCGCCGTTGCCGATGCCAGTCACCCGACAATCGCGACCGGCTCCTGCAATCCGCGCGCATACCGCCGCGGTATCAGCACTGCACAATCCAGGGATACGAGGCCGCGAATGATGAACTCTCTAAATGGGCCGCCAAGATGGAAGCCCAGATCATCATCGACGATTACCTGTCGCTGGCGGGCCGCGGACTTCTGCTCACGGGTCCGGTCGGCGTCGGCAAAACACATTTGGCAGTCGCGATTCTGCGCGAGTTGATTTCGCGTTACCAGGCGCGAGGATTGTTCTATCAGTTTGGCGCGCTCCTGCGGCAGATACAGGACTCGTACAATCCCGTCTCGCAGAATTCTGAGTTGATTGTGCTTGCACCAGTCTTTAATGCTGAAGTTCTGGTGCTGGATGAACTCGGCGCGTCCAAGCCGACCGATTGGGTACGCGACACGATGATGCAAATCATCAACAACCGCTACAACGAAAAGCGCCTGACGATCTTCACCACAAACTTTTCTGATGCTCGCAAGAACGAAAAGGAAGGCGAGATACTCGAGGATCGCATCGGCGTCCCGCTGCGGTCGCGACTTTACGAGATGTGCAAAACTGTCGTGATTGAAGGTGAAGATTACCGAAAGAGACTGGGTGGTCAGCCTTAA
- a CDS encoding RidA family protein yields the protein MKEIVATERAPRAIGPYSQAVRSGNFLFASGQIPIDPATGEFVAGGITEQTEQVMRNVSAILEAAGANLQQVVKTTVFLADMDDFTAMNEVYGRFFGEDPPARATVQAARLPRDARVEIEAIAILD from the coding sequence GTGAAAGAGATTGTTGCAACAGAACGAGCGCCGCGGGCAATCGGCCCTTATTCGCAGGCGGTGCGGAGCGGAAACTTCCTGTTTGCGTCAGGCCAGATTCCGATAGACCCGGCGACGGGTGAATTCGTAGCCGGCGGCATCACTGAACAGACTGAGCAGGTGATGCGAAACGTCTCGGCGATTCTGGAAGCCGCGGGCGCGAACTTGCAACAGGTTGTTAAAACCACGGTTTTTCTTGCGGATATGGACGACTTCACCGCGATGAACGAGGTCTATGGCCGCTTTTTCGGCGAAGATCCGCCGGCGCGCGCAACTGTTCAGGCAGCACGACTGCCGCGCGACGCGCGGGTTGAGATAGAAGCAATCGCAATTCTGGATTGA
- the rpmB gene encoding 50S ribosomal protein L28 produces MAKRCDACGKGPQFGNNVSHANNRSPRRFNPNLQPVRVQLPNGAARRMRVCAKCIKGGKIAKAA; encoded by the coding sequence ATGGCAAAAAGATGTGACGCTTGCGGCAAAGGACCGCAGTTTGGCAACAACGTATCGCACGCTAACAATCGCTCGCCGCGACGGTTCAATCCGAATCTTCAGCCGGTGCGCGTGCAGCTTCCGAACGGCGCCGCGCGCCGCATGCGCGTCTGCGCGAAGTGCATCAAAGGCGGCAAGATTGCGAAGGCTGCTTAG
- a CDS encoding SurA N-terminal domain-containing protein, which translates to MYRISTPFKLSLFAVVIAISAAACSSTTNTPESTVAATVNGKKIMLAEVERIIHQQSQGKQSLLSSHDLAQARLQVLDQLIRREVLFQRTEKEKLLPSEDEITNVINTRKQESGMTDDEFQRQLKTQNLTMEALREEAKKDLGVKKLEEKYAGKITISDREVEDFYTANRNLFVSERGVRLAVIIIDPSDNAAQQITDDAKGEAAAKAKVDAIYQDLKGGADFATIARAKSEDPQSLLKGGDIGSFSEEGMRQAGFPKELTDSFMGGMTVGSVTEPKLLNNKWYIFKLQEKRLQTENLTLESQGVRQQITLELTNQRKQILNAALLEVAMKEAKIVNNLANDILNNPSNLGLRPAGYDPSKAAPGATPTPAATPAASPAATASPAKK; encoded by the coding sequence GTGTACAGAATTTCAACCCCTTTTAAGCTTTCGTTGTTCGCGGTCGTAATCGCGATTTCCGCCGCCGCGTGTTCCTCGACCACCAACACGCCGGAAAGCACCGTCGCTGCAACCGTCAACGGCAAGAAGATCATGCTGGCGGAAGTTGAGCGCATCATTCATCAGCAGTCACAGGGCAAACAGTCGCTCCTCTCCTCGCACGATCTGGCGCAGGCGCGGCTGCAGGTGCTCGACCAGTTGATTAGACGTGAGGTGCTGTTCCAACGCACTGAGAAGGAAAAGCTTCTGCCGAGCGAAGACGAGATCACGAACGTCATCAACACGCGCAAGCAGGAAAGCGGCATGACCGACGACGAATTTCAGCGCCAGCTCAAGACGCAGAACCTGACGATGGAAGCTTTACGCGAAGAAGCGAAGAAGGATCTCGGGGTTAAGAAGCTGGAAGAGAAGTACGCCGGCAAGATTACGATCAGCGATCGAGAGGTCGAAGACTTTTATACCGCGAACCGAAACCTTTTTGTGTCTGAGCGCGGTGTCCGGCTGGCCGTCATCATTATCGATCCCAGCGACAACGCGGCGCAGCAAATTACCGATGACGCGAAAGGCGAGGCCGCGGCCAAGGCCAAAGTCGACGCGATCTATCAGGACCTGAAGGGCGGAGCAGATTTCGCCACTATCGCGCGGGCGAAGAGCGAGGACCCGCAGAGCCTTTTGAAGGGCGGCGATATCGGCTCCTTTAGCGAAGAGGGCATGCGGCAAGCGGGTTTTCCCAAGGAACTGACCGACTCGTTCATGGGAGGAATGACCGTGGGCAGCGTGACCGAGCCGAAGCTGTTAAATAACAAGTGGTACATCTTCAAGCTGCAGGAGAAGCGTCTGCAGACTGAAAACCTTACGCTTGAAAGTCAGGGCGTGCGCCAGCAAATTACGCTCGAGCTGACAAATCAGCGAAAGCAGATTTTGAACGCGGCGCTGCTGGAAGTGGCGATGAAAGAAGCCAAGATCGTTAACAACCTGGCCAATGACATTCTCAACAATCCGAGCAACCTCGGGTTAAGGCCGGCGGGTTACGATCCCTCGAAGGCTGCACCTGGTGCGACGCCGACGCCGGCAGCCACGCCTGCGGCAAGCCCAGCCGCGACGGCTTCGCCTGCAAAGAAGTAA
- a CDS encoding ABC-F family ATP-binding cassette domain-containing protein, with translation MLFRLSEVHKSFAAQDVLRGASLQINPGEHVGLVGRNGAGKTTIFRLVTGEEAVDRGDVVRARGLKLGLLAQHVHFKQGSTVHESALAAFGRLQQIEHEMHELEHRMADPGEDLEKVLARYSDLQHEFEREGGFEYSAKAEAILQGLGFEKDSWQMETEKLSGGQQNRLGLACLLLSEPDVLLLDEPTNHLDVNAVEWLEQFLQSYASGFVIISHDRYFLDRACTRIIEVENGQATSYTGNYSHYLVEREERREIQQRAYENQQRLIAKTEEFIRKNLAGQKTKQAKSRRTMLQKLERVDAVRGDQASGDFRLQDIERTGTHVLTINEGAIGYGDNVLGRDISLILRRGECLGVIGPNGSGKTTFLKTILGKIPFLNGDVRWGSKVEIGYYAQQLEDLDDRNEIIMELRRVAPSSATAGELRSFLAKFLFVGDDVYKHVRDLSGGEKGRLSLAKLIYSGVNVLVLDEPTNHLDIPSRESLEEALEAYEGTIITISHDRFFLDRVATQILALDGAGKVEHYNGDYTEYHDWKAARARGDASPSVAGGSQHADPASSSRSQETSGKRHSKSEVASRAMKSVPPAVAVAGGSSAESKRIKVVKKPRDPQTVEAEIAELEKQVAEVSNEMSKPEVARDITKLVAANDAYEKAQARLAELYDEWERAEAAVSPVKKKTSRR, from the coding sequence ATGCTGTTCCGACTTTCCGAAGTTCATAAATCCTTTGCCGCGCAGGACGTCTTGCGCGGCGCCTCGCTACAGATCAACCCGGGCGAGCACGTCGGACTCGTCGGTCGCAACGGCGCCGGGAAGACGACTATCTTTCGTCTCGTTACCGGGGAAGAAGCAGTTGACCGCGGCGACGTGGTGCGGGCGCGTGGCTTGAAGCTTGGCTTGCTCGCGCAGCATGTTCATTTCAAACAAGGCTCAACAGTTCACGAATCCGCACTCGCCGCGTTCGGCCGCCTGCAGCAGATCGAACACGAAATGCACGAGCTTGAGCATCGCATGGCCGATCCGGGCGAAGATCTGGAAAAAGTGCTCGCGCGTTACAGCGATCTGCAGCATGAATTCGAGCGCGAAGGTGGCTTTGAATACTCGGCGAAAGCCGAAGCGATTCTCCAGGGCCTCGGTTTCGAAAAGGATTCCTGGCAGATGGAAACCGAGAAGCTATCAGGCGGCCAGCAGAACCGTCTCGGCCTGGCGTGCTTGCTTTTGTCTGAGCCGGACGTGCTGCTGCTCGACGAACCGACCAACCATCTTGACGTTAACGCGGTCGAATGGCTTGAACAGTTTCTGCAGAGTTACGCCAGCGGGTTCGTCATAATTTCGCACGATCGATATTTTCTTGACCGCGCGTGCACCCGCATCATCGAGGTCGAGAATGGCCAGGCGACCAGCTACACCGGCAACTACTCGCACTACCTCGTCGAGCGCGAAGAGCGCCGCGAGATTCAGCAGCGGGCCTACGAAAATCAGCAGCGCTTGATTGCAAAGACCGAAGAATTCATCCGCAAGAACCTCGCTGGCCAAAAAACGAAGCAGGCGAAGTCGCGACGCACCATGTTGCAAAAACTCGAGCGAGTTGACGCCGTGCGTGGCGATCAAGCTTCGGGAGACTTTCGTTTACAGGACATCGAGCGCACCGGAACGCACGTGCTGACGATCAACGAAGGCGCGATCGGCTATGGCGATAATGTCCTGGGACGCGACATCTCACTAATTCTGCGTCGCGGCGAATGTCTCGGCGTTATCGGCCCGAACGGTTCAGGGAAAACGACGTTCCTGAAAACGATTTTGGGAAAGATTCCGTTTCTGAACGGGGACGTTCGCTGGGGCAGCAAAGTTGAAATTGGTTATTACGCGCAGCAGCTTGAAGATCTCGACGACCGAAACGAAATCATCATGGAGCTGCGGCGCGTGGCGCCGTCGAGCGCAACCGCCGGTGAGCTGCGGTCGTTTCTCGCGAAGTTCCTGTTCGTGGGCGACGACGTTTACAAACACGTGCGCGATTTGTCCGGCGGAGAGAAGGGAAGACTTTCGCTCGCGAAACTGATCTATTCAGGCGTCAACGTCCTGGTGCTGGACGAGCCGACAAACCATCTCGACATTCCCTCGCGCGAATCGCTGGAAGAAGCGCTGGAGGCTTACGAAGGCACGATCATCACGATCAGTCACGATCGATTCTTCCTTGATCGTGTCGCGACACAGATCCTGGCGCTGGACGGAGCCGGCAAAGTCGAACATTACAACGGCGATTACACCGAGTATCACGATTGGAAAGCTGCGCGCGCACGAGGGGACGCATCGCCTTCGGTAGCGGGCGGATCGCAGCATGCCGATCCAGCTTCGTCCAGTCGGTCACAAGAAACTTCTGGCAAGCGTCACTCTAAATCAGAGGTGGCTTCACGCGCGATGAAGTCAGTACCACCCGCTGTAGCGGTAGCGGGTGGGTCCAGCGCTGAATCCAAGCGCATCAAGGTCGTCAAAAAGCCGCGCGATCCACAAACTGTCGAAGCGGAAATCGCCGAACTCGAAAAGCAGGTAGCGGAAGTCTCGAACGAAATGTCCAAGCCCGAGGTTGCGCGTGACATCACCAAGCTCGTGGCGGCGAACGACGCGTACGAAAAGGCCCAGGCGCGACTGGCTGAATTGTACGATGAGTGGGAACGCGCGGAAGCTGCTGTCAGTCCGGTAAAGAAAAAGACTTCGCGCCGTTAG
- a CDS encoding VWA domain-containing protein: MTRKVLLACILALSFGTPALPQQPRPQDRPGARPPVTQQPAQQDDEDDVVRITTNLVQLDAVVLDKDGRHVTDLRPEDFEIVEDGRKRPITNFSYVDTSPARNTSTPVVAADAPRGKEAKRTSKAPPTPIAPAVVPKGQARRIIVLAFDDMHLSFETMRIAQKAARNFIEQEMEPGDLMAVVKTGSEAGALQQLTTDKRHLLAAIERLRWNPRGSAGINPIVPNEGTAAQAADQTRGLQERISSIATLEALARFVRGMRELPGRKSVVIITDHIPTFVDGVNIVDTEMKRLVDLANRSSVTFFGIDARGLPVLGREAAEPGLTIGSTQLGTGNTLNAVLHGNDPSLGARRSSYFRSQDGLNHLTRETGGFALFNRNDILRSLNNILDDHEGYYLLGYRPDDKTFDSETGTRKYRSLSINVRRPGLKVRSRSGFYGTPEKPRVPTGARSRDEQLVDALALPFSSGGVGLRLTALFGNEAPDGSFIRSLLHIDTRDLTFKPEADGWQRADVDVLAVLFHADGSVAGQLNRKHSLRARGESFQRVLKTGIVYPLNVPVQQAGAYQLRFAVRDAATERIGSASEFVEVPEVDRGKRLAVSGLVAAGYEPPPPAAQATEAYEPNPELSPAVRRFRRGTRMDFGYIIYNARTDGSTGKPKLTTQVRLFRDGKQVFASDPEAFDPAAQVDLKRLTASGRLRLGGDLTPGEYLLQVIVTDALAPEREQTVTQWTDFEIIG, encoded by the coding sequence ATGACTCGGAAAGTACTGCTCGCCTGCATACTCGCTCTCAGCTTCGGCACGCCCGCGCTGCCACAACAGCCGCGGCCGCAGGATCGACCGGGAGCGCGGCCGCCAGTTACCCAGCAGCCGGCGCAGCAGGACGACGAGGACGATGTAGTCCGAATCACGACCAACCTCGTGCAGCTTGACGCCGTTGTGCTCGACAAGGACGGGCGGCACGTCACGGATCTGCGCCCCGAGGATTTTGAGATTGTGGAGGACGGCCGTAAGCGGCCCATCACTAACTTCTCTTACGTAGACACGTCGCCCGCGCGCAACACTTCGACCCCTGTGGTTGCGGCCGACGCCCCGCGCGGCAAAGAGGCAAAACGAACTTCGAAAGCACCGCCGACGCCCATCGCACCGGCCGTCGTGCCGAAGGGTCAGGCGCGGCGCATCATCGTACTGGCCTTCGACGACATGCATCTCTCGTTCGAGACGATGCGGATCGCGCAGAAGGCGGCCAGGAACTTTATCGAACAGGAGATGGAGCCCGGCGACTTGATGGCGGTGGTGAAAACAGGTTCGGAGGCGGGTGCGCTTCAGCAACTTACTACAGACAAGCGCCACCTTTTGGCAGCCATCGAGCGTTTGCGCTGGAACCCGCGCGGGAGCGCCGGCATCAACCCCATTGTTCCGAACGAGGGGACTGCGGCACAAGCGGCCGACCAAACCCGAGGCCTTCAAGAACGCATCTCATCCATCGCCACTCTCGAAGCTCTCGCCCGTTTCGTACGGGGCATGCGAGAACTCCCGGGCCGCAAGTCAGTCGTCATTATCACGGACCACATCCCGACCTTCGTGGACGGCGTTAACATTGTGGACACGGAGATGAAACGCCTGGTGGATCTTGCCAACCGCTCGTCCGTCACGTTTTTCGGCATCGACGCGCGAGGCCTCCCAGTACTCGGTCGTGAGGCGGCCGAGCCGGGGCTGACGATTGGCAGTACACAACTCGGCACTGGCAACACGCTCAACGCCGTTCTGCACGGCAACGACCCGAGTCTCGGTGCGCGCCGCAGCAGCTATTTCCGGTCGCAGGATGGGTTAAACCACCTGACGCGTGAGACTGGCGGGTTTGCGCTCTTTAACCGGAATGACATTCTCCGCAGCTTGAATAACATTCTCGACGACCACGAAGGTTATTACCTGCTCGGCTATCGCCCGGACGACAAAACTTTCGATTCGGAGACGGGCACGCGGAAGTATCGCTCACTCAGCATCAACGTCCGTCGGCCCGGCCTCAAAGTGCGCTCACGCAGCGGCTTCTATGGCACGCCGGAGAAACCGCGGGTGCCCACGGGGGCTCGCTCGCGCGACGAGCAGTTAGTTGACGCGCTCGCCTTGCCGTTTTCGTCGGGCGGTGTCGGCCTGCGGTTAACGGCGCTCTTCGGGAACGAAGCGCCCGATGGTTCCTTCATCCGCTCGCTCCTTCACATCGATACTCGCGATCTCACCTTCAAACCCGAAGCAGATGGCTGGCAGAGAGCGGACGTTGATGTGCTCGCCGTGCTCTTCCACGCCGACGGCTCCGTTGCCGGACAACTTAACCGCAAGCACAGCCTGCGCGCGCGCGGCGAAAGCTTTCAGCGCGTACTCAAGACCGGCATCGTCTATCCCCTGAACGTGCCGGTCCAGCAAGCCGGCGCCTATCAGCTCCGCTTTGCGGTGCGTGACGCGGCCACCGAGCGCATCGGCTCAGCCAGCGAGTTCGTCGAGGTGCCGGAGGTCGATAGGGGCAAGCGGCTTGCAGTCTCAGGCCTGGTCGCCGCGGGCTATGAGCCACCGCCTCCGGCGGCGCAGGCCACCGAAGCTTACGAGCCAAACCCCGAACTCAGCCCGGCCGTCCGGCGCTTTCGGCGCGGAACGCGGATGGACTTTGGTTACATCATCTACAACGCGCGCACTGACGGAAGCACGGGCAAGCCGAAGTTGACGACGCAAGTGCGCTTGTTCCGCGACGGCAAGCAGGTCTTCGCGAGCGACCCCGAAGCCTTCGACCCGGCCGCGCAGGTCGACCTCAAGCGCCTGACGGCAAGCGGCCGCCTGCGCCTTGGTGGAGACCTCACGCCCGGCGAATACCTGCTTCAGGTGATCGTTACGGACGCACTAGCGCCGGAGCGGGAACAAACGGTCACGCAGTGGACAGACTTTGAGATCATCGGTTAA
- a CDS encoding YihY/virulence factor BrkB family protein: protein MASKVRRTMWTLSGLSLKKMAVRVWNEMNRDDVFGDAAKLAYYFLLALFPLLIFLTSAIGLIVGSETSMRNTLFQYLARVMPSSAFQLIDSTMLEVTNSSGAGKLSFGLLLALWAASNGMGAITEALNTAYDVEEKRPWWKRRLAAVLLTVGLSILIIAALAMVIGGGRLTDYLAALFGFGSAVTWVWKILQWPLALAFMLAAFALIYYFAPDLRDQDWKWITPGSVIGVVLWLLASFGLKGYLHFFNSYSTTYGSLGAVIILMLWLYLTGLAVLIGGEVNAEIENVAAQRGAADAKKKGRKTPKR, encoded by the coding sequence ATGGCCAGCAAAGTACGACGAACAATGTGGACGCTGAGCGGCCTTTCATTGAAGAAGATGGCCGTCCGTGTTTGGAACGAGATGAATCGCGACGACGTCTTCGGCGACGCCGCAAAACTTGCGTACTACTTTTTATTAGCGTTGTTTCCGTTGCTGATCTTCCTGACGTCTGCGATCGGCTTGATCGTCGGCTCCGAGACCAGCATGCGTAACACGCTGTTTCAATATCTTGCGCGCGTGATGCCGTCATCGGCTTTTCAACTGATCGATTCGACCATGCTGGAAGTCACTAACTCCAGCGGCGCCGGCAAGCTTTCGTTCGGGTTGTTGTTGGCACTTTGGGCGGCGTCCAACGGCATGGGCGCGATCACGGAAGCATTGAACACGGCGTACGATGTCGAAGAGAAGCGGCCCTGGTGGAAACGGCGATTGGCTGCCGTGTTGCTGACGGTGGGCCTGTCCATTTTGATCATCGCCGCTCTCGCGATGGTCATCGGCGGTGGCCGGCTAACCGATTATCTTGCGGCCCTGTTCGGGTTTGGCTCAGCCGTCACATGGGTGTGGAAGATCCTGCAGTGGCCGCTCGCGCTGGCTTTCATGCTGGCGGCCTTTGCATTGATCTACTACTTCGCGCCGGACCTTCGCGATCAGGATTGGAAATGGATCACGCCCGGATCGGTTATCGGAGTTGTGCTCTGGCTTCTCGCCTCGTTTGGTTTGAAAGGCTACCTGCACTTCTTCAATTCATACAGCACGACGTACGGCTCACTGGGCGCGGTGATTATCCTGATGTTGTGGCTTTACCTGACCGGGTTGGCAGTTTTGATCGGCGGCGAAGTTAACGCTGAGATCGAGAATGTCGCGGCTCAGCGAGGCGCGGCGGACGCAAAGAAAAAAGGCCGGAAAACTCCAAAGCGGTAA